Proteins from a single region of bacterium:
- a CDS encoding nucleotide sugar dehydrogenase: MDLDKRILDKDARVGVVGLGYVGLPLLLEFVDAGFTCTGFDIDIKKVELLRQGKTYIKHI; encoded by the coding sequence ATGGATTTAGATAAAAGGATTTTAGACAAGGATGCCAGAGTAGGTGTTGTAGGGCTTGGTTATGTGGGCCTGCCGCTGCTTCTTGAATTTGTTGATGCGGGTTTTACATGTACAGGCTTTGATATTGATATTAAAAAGGTAGAATTACTGCGTCAGGGGAAAACTTATATAAAGCATATT